In one window of Comamonas testosteroni DNA:
- the pstS gene encoding phosphate ABC transporter substrate-binding protein PstS, producing MKLSLIHVLVAGALSAAGIANASQEATGAGASFPAPLYSKWAADYHKATGVKINYQSVGSSAGVKQIEAKTVDFGASDEPLKDDELAKKGLVQFPTVIGGIVPVVNIKGVAPGQLKLSGQVLGDIYLGKISKWNDPAITALNPGVALPDAAIAPVRRADGSGTTFGFTNYLSKVNAEWKEKVGEGKAVNWPTGAGGKGNEGVAAFVGRLPNSIGYVEYAYVKQNKLTYTQLQNKEGAFVSPDDETFKAAAAGADWAKSFYQILTNQPGKNAWPITSATFILMHKTQEKPAQAATSLKFFDWAYKQGDKTAADLDYVPMPDAVKNVIFKSWNDIKDASGKVVSK from the coding sequence ATGAAGTTGTCCTTGATTCACGTACTGGTGGCTGGTGCTCTGTCTGCAGCGGGTATTGCCAACGCCAGCCAGGAAGCCACAGGTGCTGGTGCGAGCTTCCCGGCTCCTCTGTATTCCAAGTGGGCTGCGGACTATCACAAGGCCACTGGTGTCAAGATTAACTATCAGTCCGTGGGCTCCAGCGCCGGTGTCAAGCAGATCGAAGCCAAGACCGTGGATTTCGGTGCTTCCGATGAACCCCTGAAGGATGACGAGCTGGCCAAGAAGGGCCTGGTTCAGTTCCCCACCGTGATCGGCGGCATTGTTCCCGTGGTCAACATCAAGGGTGTGGCTCCCGGCCAGCTGAAGCTGTCGGGCCAGGTGCTGGGCGATATCTACCTGGGCAAGATCTCCAAGTGGAATGACCCCGCCATCACGGCACTGAACCCCGGTGTGGCGCTGCCTGACGCCGCTATCGCTCCCGTGCGCCGCGCTGACGGCTCCGGCACCACCTTCGGCTTCACCAACTACCTCTCCAAGGTCAATGCCGAGTGGAAGGAAAAAGTGGGCGAGGGCAAGGCCGTGAACTGGCCCACCGGTGCCGGCGGCAAGGGTAACGAAGGCGTTGCCGCCTTTGTGGGTCGCCTGCCCAACTCCATCGGCTATGTCGAGTACGCCTATGTCAAGCAGAACAAGCTGACCTACACACAGCTGCAGAACAAGGAAGGCGCTTTCGTCTCTCCTGACGACGAGACCTTCAAGGCAGCTGCTGCCGGCGCTGACTGGGCCAAGAGCTTCTACCAGATCCTGACCAACCAGCCCGGCAAGAACGCCTGGCCCATCACCTCGGCCACCTTCATCCTGATGCACAAGACTCAGGAAAAGCCTGCTCAGGCTGCCACCTCGCTGAAGTTCTTCGACTGGGCTTACAAGCAAGGTGACAAGACTGCCGCCGACCTGGACTATGTGCCCATGCCTGACGCTGTCAAGAACGTGATCTT